The DNA window gccacccagtcaatgGTATTTTTGTTGTAACAGTCTGAACGGACTAAGACAATGAATAAAGGCTATATGTTTAAAAGGTGAAATCACTTTTCTGAGCTTAGGGAAGGACTAGATACAGAGATAGACATAACCGTCTCATAAATTAAACTCTAAATAAACTGTGTAATTGTACCACATTTGCCAGCTTATGAAATTCAAGCACCCAAATGCTTAAGTACAGGAGAGCTCGACATACCAGATCCTCCTAAACGTCCCCTATTCCTCCAAAGATAGGGTCAGTTGAGGGGCAGGGGAGGCAAACAGCAAATCCTAAACTTCTAGTGTGGTTTTAAGGTCAATGCATAATAGACTAAGGTGGAGCTCTGAAATGCTACTTAATAAATgcgtgaccctgggcaaatcacttaatgtTCTGAACCTTGCTAACAAAGAATGTTTCTCTCTTTTAGTTTCAAGATAGTTAAAGGatctaaataagaaaaatctagGGAAAGTGCCTACAAGACcctgtttacacattttaaacagaaaaaaaatcgaGTGCACGTTAAAAAACATTAGTTTAtcatcacagatttttaaattccaagGTCTTAACACGTGAGAAGTGAGATGTAAAAATAAGACAGATCGCACACAGGTTTAAGAACAGCCTGCAGCGCAGCCAAGTGCTCAGGGCTTTCGTTCTCCTCTCCCACTGGCACGAAAATCCCCCCACTCACCACAGCCTCGGCTTCTTCTTTAGGAGCAACTCGCTTTAACTTCACAGGAGTGGTTCCAACAGGGGACAACGGCGGCGACTTCACAGGGCCCGAAGGATTTTTCCTATGCGTTAAGTCATGGTTCTGTTTAGTGTCATTATTATTGTGTTCCATTTTATTGTTCGTAGGCAAATTGGAAGACAAAATTAGGGGTGAAACACTTGAAGAGGAATTTGATAATTTTCGAAAGGCATTACTGGTAAAGCTTGCCTGAGGGGGAGGCTTGAGTCGATCATTATCCCCATTCtctgtctttttcacttttatgcTTGTACTTGTTGAACTTCCATCAAACACAATAAGGGGTCTTTTCCTTAACCCGTCTACAGTGCTGCTCCTGAAATCAAAGAGACGTGTTCATAAAAAATACCACCGGGAGTGGCCAAGCAGTTCAGTAGAATGCAAAgttaaaataaccaaaaaagtTTTATTGATAAGACTAAGTTACTGTAAGTAGGACTGCTGGAAATGAAATTTCCTATGTTCACTCTAAATGAAATAGTAATTTTCTAGTGCTTTAAAGTTTAAGTACTTATTGACATGAAACTTCAAGTTAGCTTTATTGTACATACaagacagttatttttaaaatgtcaatcgACCAACTAACCCTAGAACTTAAAGCAGAATTTCATAGTAACTAAAAACTAACAAGACTAACAATAGTGGCAGCCTACAATGAGTCAGAACATTCTATTCCACTCATCAAAAGTCTCTGAAGTCAAAGCATTTTCTCAACTAACTGTAACGtgcataattttcattttaaaatttaacaagtcTTCATATTTAGCTTCTAAAAACCTCATTTCCCCTCATCATGGAGATAAGTAATAAaagcattcatttgttcattattcATTATACCTGAAGTCAAAcaatatatttatgataaaaatcttttaatcAAACAAGTGAAAAGAACAGGAGCAGGAAGAACACTGCCACCTTGCTACTCAAGTGTGGTCCAGGGACCGGcaacagcatcagcatcatcttGGAGCTTGTAAGAAATGCAGAGTCTGGGGCTCAATCTGTACTGATTCAGAACCTGCCTTCTAACCAGGTC is part of the Rhinolophus ferrumequinum isolate MPI-CBG mRhiFer1 chromosome 13, mRhiFer1_v1.p, whole genome shotgun sequence genome and encodes:
- the C13H2orf49 gene encoding ashwin isoform X3; this encodes MMEKKREQHELKNETKRSSTVDGLRKRPLIVFDGSSTSTSIKVKKTENGDNDRLKPPPQASFTSNAFRKLSNSSSSVSPLILSSNLPTNNKMEHNNNDTKQNHDLTHRKNPSGPVKSPPLSPVGTTPVKLKRVAPKEEAEAVNNLKPPEAKRKIQHVTWP
- the C13H2orf49 gene encoding ashwin isoform X1 gives rise to the protein MAGDVGGLSYTDSELLLHPELLSQDFLLLTLEQKNIAVENDVRINKDNLTDLYVQHAIPLPQRDLPKNRWGKMMEKKREQHELKNETKRSSTVDGLRKRPLIVFDGSSTSTSIKVKKTENGDNDRLKPPPQASFTSNAFRKLSNSSSSVSPLILSSNLPTNNKMEHNNNDTKQNHDLTHRKNPSGPVKSPPLSPVGTTPVKLKRVAPKEEAEAVNNLKPPEAKRKIQHVTWP